The proteins below come from a single Gordonia sp. X0973 genomic window:
- the dnaB gene encoding replicative DNA helicase, producing the protein MSVTEDQGHEPLPEDLPNEDFGRQPPQDQAAEQSVLGGMMLSKDAIADVLEKIRPGDFYLPSHQAVYDAILDLYGKGEPADAVTVAAELERRGNLKRVGGAPYLHTLISTVPTAANAGFYAEIVAEKAILRRLVEAGTRIVQYGYAGGEGQDVAEVVDRAQAEVYDVTERRTAEDYVPLEQLLQPTMDELDSIASRGGISLGVPTGFADLDKLTNGLHPGQMIIVAARPGVGKALALDTPLPTPDGWTTMGNVSVGDMLLDADGKPTRVVASTDVLTDRPCYAVRFNDGGVLVADAQHQWEAQLGEHTVVATTEQLRSHIGCASVRNASPLELPKRRFAYGPYTVGALAGMAFDDPEIGMRIDAEGEVDVMTLMSDLGGQVPVEYLRGSIAQRRALLAGILDARAVVEDDGRITVAAATRHMTFIVADLVAGLGYSYRRLASGWLSVDADDDVFTVHHKAIRHKELRQPSRSRRIVAITPVPTVPVRCVQVDNADHLYLAGEAMVPTHNSTLAMDFLRSCSVHHGLTSAMFSLEMSKNEIVMRLLSAEAKVKLADMRAGSMSDDDWTRLARRMGEISEAPLFIDDSPNLTMMEIRAKARRLKQRHDLKMVVVDYMQLMTSGKKVESRQQEVSEFSRSLKLLAKELEVPVIAISQLNRGPEQRTDKRPQVSDLRESGSLEQDADMVILLHRPDSIERDDPRAGEADIIVGKHRNGPTATITVAHQLHLSRFVDMARG; encoded by the coding sequence GTGTCTGTGACCGAAGACCAGGGTCACGAACCGTTGCCCGAGGATTTGCCGAACGAAGACTTCGGCAGACAGCCCCCGCAAGACCAGGCAGCAGAGCAGTCCGTGCTCGGCGGCATGATGCTCTCCAAGGACGCCATCGCCGACGTGCTGGAGAAGATCCGGCCCGGCGACTTCTATCTCCCGTCGCACCAGGCGGTGTACGACGCGATCCTCGACCTGTACGGCAAGGGCGAGCCGGCCGACGCCGTCACCGTCGCGGCCGAGTTGGAGCGGCGCGGCAACCTCAAGCGCGTCGGCGGCGCCCCGTACCTGCACACGCTGATCTCGACCGTGCCGACGGCCGCGAACGCCGGGTTCTATGCGGAGATCGTCGCGGAGAAGGCGATTCTGCGCCGTCTCGTCGAGGCCGGTACGCGCATCGTGCAGTACGGCTACGCCGGCGGCGAAGGCCAGGACGTGGCCGAGGTCGTCGACCGCGCGCAGGCCGAGGTGTACGACGTCACCGAGCGCCGTACCGCCGAAGACTACGTCCCGTTGGAGCAGTTGCTGCAGCCGACGATGGACGAGCTCGACTCGATCGCGTCGCGCGGCGGCATTTCCCTCGGCGTCCCAACGGGTTTCGCCGATCTCGACAAGCTGACCAACGGGCTGCACCCCGGGCAGATGATCATCGTCGCGGCACGCCCCGGCGTCGGGAAGGCACTGGCCCTCGACACTCCCCTGCCGACGCCCGACGGCTGGACGACGATGGGCAACGTCTCCGTCGGCGACATGCTCCTCGACGCCGACGGGAAGCCGACGCGGGTGGTCGCGAGCACCGACGTGCTGACCGACCGGCCGTGCTACGCCGTGCGGTTCAACGACGGCGGCGTGCTCGTCGCCGACGCGCAGCACCAGTGGGAGGCGCAGCTGGGCGAACACACCGTCGTCGCGACGACCGAGCAGCTGCGCTCGCATATCGGGTGCGCGTCCGTGCGCAATGCCTCGCCGCTCGAGTTGCCGAAGCGACGTTTCGCGTACGGGCCGTACACGGTGGGCGCCCTGGCCGGGATGGCGTTCGACGACCCGGAGATCGGGATGCGCATCGACGCCGAGGGCGAAGTCGACGTGATGACGCTGATGTCGGATCTGGGCGGGCAGGTGCCCGTCGAGTACCTGCGCGGCTCGATCGCACAGCGACGCGCGCTGCTGGCGGGCATTCTCGACGCCCGCGCGGTGGTGGAGGACGACGGGCGGATCACCGTCGCCGCCGCAACCCGGCACATGACGTTCATCGTCGCCGATCTGGTTGCCGGCCTGGGGTATTCGTACCGACGGCTGGCGTCGGGGTGGCTGAGCGTCGACGCCGACGACGACGTGTTCACCGTTCACCACAAGGCGATCCGCCACAAGGAGCTGCGGCAGCCGTCGCGGTCGCGGCGGATCGTGGCGATCACACCCGTGCCGACGGTGCCGGTGCGCTGCGTGCAGGTGGACAACGCCGATCACCTGTACCTGGCCGGCGAGGCGATGGTGCCGACGCACAACTCGACGCTGGCGATGGACTTCCTGCGGTCGTGCTCGGTCCACCACGGGCTAACCAGCGCCATGTTCTCGTTGGAAATGAGTAAGAACGAGATCGTCATGCGCCTGCTCTCGGCCGAGGCGAAGGTGAAGCTGGCCGACATGCGCGCCGGCTCGATGAGCGACGACGACTGGACGCGCCTGGCGCGCCGGATGGGTGAGATCTCCGAGGCGCCGCTGTTCATCGACGATTCGCCGAACCTGACGATGATGGAGATCCGCGCGAAGGCGCGCCGCTTGAAGCAACGGCACGACCTGAAGATGGTCGTGGTGGACTACATGCAGCTGATGACGTCGGGCAAGAAGGTCGAGTCGCGTCAGCAAGAGGTCTCGGAGTTCTCGAGGTCGTTGAAGCTGTTGGCGAAGGAACTCGAAGTTCCGGTGATCGCCATCTCCCAGCTGAACCGTGGTCCGGAGCAGCGTACCGACAAACGTCCCCAGGTCTCTGACCTGCGTGAGTCGGGATCGCTAGAGCAGGATGCCGATATGGTGATCCTGCTCCACCGCCCCGATTCGATCGAGCGCGACGACCCACGAGCCGGCGAGGCCGACATCATCGTGGGTAAGCACCGTAACGGGCCCACCGCGACCATCACCGTGGCCCACCAACTCCACCTCAGCCGCTTTGTGGACATGGCGCGGGGTTAG
- a CDS encoding TniB family NTP-binding protein, which produces MTSEDRSRAVDALRQWMNGLYVETAETRAVADRLTEIVQENSETGPGAKAIASVTGASTLGKSTAVRRWATRKYVEWIVGAPKGPAELPTWNPQPTIDADLCPVVWVNLQSGSMVKGFNSQVLDFFRLSASGAAHQTSTAAVRALARHGVRTLLIDDFHLLRTNWKGGREVLDHVKYMNTELGEFNASLILVGTDLESSEAMSDAQLIGRLQPMSFSPYGIETSEEQHAWQQLLYGLEGYLLPHLPRASEGLLTSQLAGPIWKRSQGYVGDATRLLRIATLAAIADGTHTINPEHLKEVRLSKRAHAAEAEIDLRRRSKQSRV; this is translated from the coding sequence ATGACATCCGAGGACCGCTCGCGGGCGGTCGATGCGCTGCGTCAATGGATGAATGGACTCTACGTCGAAACGGCCGAGACCCGCGCAGTCGCAGACCGACTCACTGAGATCGTGCAGGAGAATTCTGAAACGGGCCCCGGTGCGAAGGCAATAGCGTCGGTCACAGGCGCAAGCACGCTCGGGAAGAGCACGGCGGTCCGCCGCTGGGCCACAAGGAAATACGTGGAATGGATCGTAGGCGCACCGAAAGGCCCTGCAGAACTGCCCACGTGGAACCCTCAGCCAACGATCGACGCAGACCTATGCCCCGTCGTTTGGGTCAACCTGCAATCTGGCTCGATGGTCAAAGGATTCAACTCCCAAGTCCTTGACTTCTTCCGCTTATCCGCCAGCGGCGCCGCCCACCAGACGTCAACCGCCGCGGTCAGGGCATTGGCACGCCACGGCGTGCGCACCCTTCTCATCGACGACTTCCATCTACTGCGTACCAACTGGAAGGGCGGCCGGGAGGTCCTCGATCACGTGAAGTACATGAACACCGAGCTCGGCGAATTCAACGCCAGCTTAATTCTGGTTGGGACAGACCTCGAATCCAGTGAAGCCATGAGCGATGCCCAGCTTATCGGCCGCCTCCAGCCAATGAGCTTCAGTCCTTACGGAATCGAGACTTCGGAGGAGCAACACGCGTGGCAGCAACTGCTCTACGGGCTGGAAGGTTATCTCCTTCCGCATCTCCCTCGGGCAAGCGAAGGGCTTCTCACTTCACAGCTCGCGGGGCCCATCTGGAAGCGATCTCAGGGCTACGTCGGTGACGCGACACGCCTCCTCCGCATTGCGACACTTGCAGCGATCGCCGACGGCACGCACACGATCAACCCAGAACACCTGAAGGAAGTCCGCCTCAGTAAACGAGCGCACGCAGCAGAGGCGGAAATCGATCTTCGGCGCCGCAGCAAGCAGAGCAGGGTGTGA
- a CDS encoding single-stranded DNA-binding protein — translation MAGETVITVIGNLTADPELRFTPSGAAVANFTVASTPRTFDRQTNEWKDGEALFLRCNIWREAAENVTESLQKGMRVIVSGRLKQRSFETREGEKRTVYELDVDEIGPSLRYATAKVTRASRGGGGGGFGGGGGASRPASSQPAANEDPWGSAPAASGGASDEPPF, via the coding sequence ATGGCTGGAGAAACGGTTATCACCGTCATCGGGAATCTGACGGCCGACCCGGAATTGCGGTTCACGCCGTCCGGCGCCGCGGTCGCCAACTTCACGGTGGCGTCGACGCCGCGCACTTTCGATCGTCAGACCAATGAATGGAAAGACGGCGAAGCGCTCTTCCTGCGGTGCAACATCTGGCGCGAGGCCGCCGAGAACGTGACCGAATCCCTGCAGAAGGGGATGCGCGTCATCGTTTCCGGTCGCCTCAAGCAGCGCTCCTTCGAGACTCGCGAAGGTGAGAAGCGAACGGTGTATGAGCTCGACGTCGACGAGATCGGCCCGTCGTTGCGGTATGCCACGGCCAAGGTCACGCGCGCTTCGCGTGGTGGCGGCGGTGGCGGTTTCGGTGGCGGAGGCGGCGCAAGCCGTCCCGCGTCGAGCCAGCCCGCGGCGAACGAGGATCCGTGGGGCTCTGCCCCCGCGGCCTCGGGCGGTGCCTCGGACGAACCACCATTCTGA
- a CDS encoding transposase, producing MVDGDVAPIRPALRPYWDGLSEETRRAALDKLEIVHEILTGYRDGHAELARDGEPRPPFGEGFGVSEAARCRAMAVALQQEAVGDRALQRRIANGEIKRSAPVDSTIRNWVRAWKRDGLLGLLDARSLRREQTWERIDERYRTVAELVFATLDGDRADANISELDRRIKVELKRAGHVDVSTPQRLTAEYLAHLKRGAGATTRTQRSRSLQRVSGKEHFPAIRPGQIVAIDATRADNLVYDPLLGRPFSVEILTAIDVATRVVLALRVVPKSADGIDAGLLLYDICRPFSMMVEGTTISHWRWAGLPQVVDASDVAVNVGRRSVAPDFTTLQGEHHIPGVMPDAIRADHGSIFVSDHFRAILRDFGIDLLLSRGKKPTDNPHVERWHETLQRAVQQLPGYKGRNTSERGRLVAEEALVTAAELEEHLRRFVALDYHRSWHTGLVIGGEPTARTSPLELWDIMLDVTGRIDVPQRADMIYQMLPVKWGTVGVAGVEFAEMVYDGKLLDDFRNVARGQFRDDDNKVPFLVDPHDLSSIWFPHPETGRVRPVAWRGSFFTDAPMTDTIVQAVRRRVRERGGNHILSRGSAQRQILDELTELTSGPVPTDWTAKLSAAHRRVEQSRKDHEEAQAAQGATRDEATQSGGNEARTKTPHTDSPQDDVPLDILDVPWPTMRADS from the coding sequence GTGGTCGATGGCGATGTAGCGCCAATCAGACCGGCGCTCCGCCCGTACTGGGATGGCCTGTCTGAGGAAACGCGCCGAGCCGCCCTCGACAAACTTGAAATCGTGCATGAGATACTGACCGGCTACCGGGACGGTCACGCCGAACTCGCGCGCGATGGCGAACCGCGCCCACCCTTCGGCGAAGGCTTCGGCGTCTCCGAGGCGGCGCGCTGTCGCGCGATGGCGGTCGCGTTGCAGCAAGAAGCTGTGGGAGATCGTGCCCTACAACGCCGCATCGCGAACGGTGAGATCAAGCGATCGGCTCCGGTCGACAGCACCATCCGCAACTGGGTGCGTGCATGGAAACGCGACGGACTACTCGGGCTCCTCGATGCCAGATCCCTGCGTCGCGAACAGACGTGGGAGCGAATCGATGAGCGCTATCGGACTGTTGCTGAGTTGGTCTTCGCCACCCTGGACGGAGATCGGGCGGACGCCAACATCAGCGAGCTTGATCGGCGGATCAAGGTTGAGCTCAAGCGTGCAGGGCACGTGGATGTCTCCACGCCGCAGCGTCTGACGGCAGAGTATCTCGCGCACCTCAAACGGGGCGCGGGCGCAACAACCCGCACCCAGAGAAGCCGGTCGCTACAGCGCGTGTCGGGCAAAGAGCACTTCCCCGCAATCAGGCCTGGGCAAATAGTCGCCATCGACGCCACGAGGGCGGACAACCTCGTATACGACCCGCTTCTCGGGCGACCCTTCAGCGTCGAAATCCTCACTGCAATCGACGTCGCCACCAGAGTGGTCCTCGCACTGCGCGTGGTGCCGAAGAGCGCCGATGGAATCGATGCCGGGCTACTTCTCTACGACATCTGCCGCCCGTTCTCGATGATGGTGGAGGGCACCACCATCAGTCACTGGCGCTGGGCCGGTTTGCCCCAAGTCGTCGACGCTTCTGATGTCGCGGTCAACGTTGGGCGCAGAAGTGTTGCACCCGATTTCACTACGCTTCAAGGAGAGCACCACATCCCTGGCGTCATGCCGGACGCGATCCGCGCCGACCACGGTTCGATCTTCGTGTCCGATCACTTCCGCGCGATTCTGCGCGACTTCGGGATTGACTTGTTGCTCAGTCGCGGGAAGAAGCCAACGGACAACCCCCACGTTGAACGCTGGCACGAGACGCTACAACGGGCCGTTCAACAGCTCCCCGGCTACAAAGGTCGCAATACCTCGGAGCGCGGTCGATTGGTCGCCGAGGAGGCATTGGTCACGGCCGCCGAACTGGAAGAACACCTTCGGCGATTCGTCGCCTTGGACTACCACCGGTCGTGGCACACAGGCTTGGTTATCGGTGGTGAGCCCACCGCTCGCACCAGTCCTTTGGAGCTCTGGGACATCATGCTCGACGTCACCGGCCGTATCGACGTACCGCAGCGTGCAGACATGATCTATCAGATGCTTCCGGTCAAGTGGGGCACAGTCGGAGTCGCAGGTGTCGAGTTTGCTGAGATGGTCTACGACGGCAAGCTGCTCGATGATTTTCGGAATGTCGCACGGGGCCAGTTCAGGGACGACGACAACAAGGTTCCCTTTCTTGTCGACCCGCACGACTTGTCGAGCATCTGGTTCCCGCACCCCGAGACCGGCCGTGTACGCCCCGTTGCGTGGCGAGGATCTTTCTTCACTGACGCGCCGATGACCGATACGATCGTTCAGGCTGTTAGGCGGCGCGTCCGCGAACGCGGCGGCAACCACATTCTGAGTCGGGGCTCAGCGCAGCGGCAGATCCTCGACGAGCTCACGGAACTCACCTCTGGGCCCGTTCCAACTGACTGGACTGCCAAACTGTCAGCCGCGCACCGCAGAGTTGAACAATCGCGCAAAGACCACGAAGAAGCTCAGGCAGCCCAAGGTGCAACCCGCGACGAAGCCACTCAGTCGGGCGGCAACGAAGCACGCACCAAGACGCCCCATACCGATTCACCCCAGGACGACGTTCCCTTGGACATCCTCGACGTCCCGTGGCCGACGATGCGGGCCGACTCCTGA
- the rpsR gene encoding 30S ribosomal protein S18, which translates to MPKQKGRKPRVEKVIKAKACSFCKEKGQVIDYKDTALLRRFLSDRGKIRSRRVTGNCVQHQRDIAIAVKNSREVALLPFTSTGR; encoded by the coding sequence ATGCCAAAGCAAAAGGGTCGGAAGCCCCGCGTCGAAAAGGTCATCAAGGCCAAAGCGTGCAGCTTCTGCAAGGAAAAGGGCCAGGTCATCGACTACAAGGACACCGCGCTGCTGCGTCGGTTCCTGTCGGACCGCGGCAAGATCCGTTCGCGTCGAGTGACTGGTAACTGCGTGCAGCACCAGCGCGACATCGCGATCGCCGTCAAGAACTCGCGCGAGGTGGCGCTGTTGCCGTTCACCTCGACGGGCCGCTGA
- a CDS encoding TnsA-like heteromeric transposase endonuclease subunit yields MLNWRSDGPPDLARVVPIRKPRSSERHRHIPVTAYSLTMRDHLELESGLEHDLLRRLDRLNDIVALIPQPCQLKRGGSSSAKNTPDLLSLDDTGAVTLWNARLPHKMDDKFKLQVAMVEAACANVGWRHEVFNGLDRVERLNLLWLHGYRRRPSWYDQVAGEIGKEASNDAATLGSLFRLDTGNGEAIAVVWHMVWSGELDTNLSKRLTMETPVRAGLVA; encoded by the coding sequence GTGTTGAACTGGCGGTCCGACGGTCCGCCGGATCTCGCACGTGTAGTTCCGATTCGCAAGCCTCGATCCTCGGAACGTCACCGGCACATACCTGTCACTGCGTATTCACTGACCATGCGCGACCACCTAGAACTCGAGTCGGGCCTCGAGCATGACCTCTTGCGACGCCTGGACCGGCTCAACGATATCGTCGCGCTGATACCGCAACCGTGTCAGCTGAAGCGGGGCGGATCGTCCTCGGCGAAAAACACGCCCGACTTACTCAGCCTTGACGACACCGGGGCGGTAACGCTCTGGAATGCACGCCTGCCGCACAAGATGGACGACAAATTCAAGCTTCAGGTCGCAATGGTCGAGGCCGCCTGCGCGAATGTGGGATGGCGTCACGAGGTATTCAACGGACTCGACCGCGTAGAACGCCTAAACCTTCTGTGGCTGCACGGCTACCGCCGAAGGCCTTCCTGGTATGACCAGGTGGCTGGCGAGATCGGGAAGGAAGCAAGTAACGACGCCGCGACTCTGGGCTCCCTATTTCGTCTGGATACCGGAAACGGGGAGGCCATCGCCGTGGTCTGGCACATGGTCTGGTCCGGTGAGCTGGATACCAACCTCTCGAAGCGATTGACGATGGAAACGCCAGTGCGCGCGGGACTGGTGGCGTAG
- the rplI gene encoding 50S ribosomal protein L9, producing MKLILTAAVENLGVAGDIVEVKDGYGRNYLLPRGLAIVATKGAEKQVEGIKRARDAREVRDVEHANELKQALEGLASVQLGVKTHDSGKLFGSVTVTDVVGAIKSAGGPAVDKRNVELPKGHIKATGTYPVVVKLHPNVAANVELAVVAAE from the coding sequence ATGAAACTCATCCTGACTGCCGCTGTCGAGAACCTCGGTGTCGCCGGCGACATCGTCGAGGTCAAGGACGGCTACGGCCGCAACTACCTGCTGCCGCGCGGCCTGGCGATCGTCGCCACCAAGGGCGCCGAGAAGCAGGTCGAGGGCATCAAGCGGGCGCGCGACGCCCGTGAGGTGCGCGACGTGGAGCACGCCAACGAGCTGAAGCAGGCCCTCGAGGGCCTCGCCTCGGTGCAGTTGGGCGTCAAGACGCATGACTCGGGCAAGCTGTTCGGCTCGGTCACCGTCACCGACGTGGTCGGCGCTATCAAGAGCGCCGGCGGCCCCGCCGTCGACAAGCGCAACGTGGAGCTGCCGAAGGGCCACATCAAGGCCACCGGCACCTACCCGGTTGTCGTGAAGCTGCACCCGAACGTCGCCGCCAACGTCGAGTTGGCCGTCGTCGCCGCGGAGTAG